The Acidobacteriota bacterium genome includes a window with the following:
- a CDS encoding outer membrane lipoprotein-sorting protein, translating to MNRSLTALALVAALASPAIVQAQDAREIMLEQQRRTDAKSQRWEGLLQVFDASGKVSDKRWVFERLGAHGGSKSLLTFVAPPDVKGVMLLVLSYPDRASDQWMWIPANERERRVALQDRATRFFGTDFTFEDLEERDVEQYSYSMVGDEAIDGVACWKIESRPKQAKASQYTRSYIWVRKDNYAFQQFENYIKKELVRRLKYSRIEQVQGIWSARMAEMTDFRRNSRTVLTFEKLLYNTPMNEEGFTVQALRRGK from the coding sequence ATGAATAGATCACTGACCGCGCTCGCCCTGGTCGCCGCGCTGGCATCGCCCGCCATCGTGCAGGCGCAGGATGCCCGCGAGATCATGCTGGAACAGCAGCGGCGGACCGACGCAAAGTCGCAGCGATGGGAAGGCCTGCTGCAGGTCTTCGACGCCAGCGGCAAGGTCTCCGACAAGCGCTGGGTGTTCGAGCGGCTGGGAGCGCACGGCGGGAGCAAGTCGCTACTGACGTTTGTCGCGCCGCCCGACGTGAAGGGCGTCATGCTTCTGGTGCTCAGCTATCCGGATCGCGCATCCGATCAGTGGATGTGGATCCCGGCCAACGAGCGCGAGCGCCGCGTGGCGCTCCAGGACCGCGCCACGCGGTTCTTCGGCACCGACTTCACATTCGAGGATCTCGAAGAACGCGACGTCGAGCAGTACAGCTACTCGATGGTTGGCGACGAAGCGATCGACGGCGTGGCCTGCTGGAAGATCGAGTCGCGGCCGAAGCAGGCAAAGGCCTCGCAGTATACGCGCTCATATATCTGGGTGCGAAAGGACAACTACGCGTTCCAGCAGTTCGAGAACTACATCAAGAAGGAACTCGTGCGCCGGCTGAAGTACTCGCGCATCGAACAGGTACAGGGCATCTGGAGCGCCCGAATGGCCGAAATGACTGACTTCAGGCGCAACAGCCGGACGGTGCTGACCTTCGAGAAACTGCTGTACAACACCCCGATGAACGAAGAGGGCTTCACGGTGCAGGCGTTGCGTCGAGGAAAGTAG
- a CDS encoding thiolase family protein, with protein MNKQVYIAAYHQSKFGKLMGMTVPEIVKNAVTEVCQQVKTDPSQIDVGSIGAACNFTLNQQGLLAGLMATVPGLEGKPIESVENACASGGQAVLSVVYKLLLGIGEVGIALGYEKMRDNEGKADGKLIGAALGVFSHPDERPGKVFVFPHIFAEVMADYMKTHGVTEADLAQIAVVEYANGNKNPYAQMQKATMTIEQAMKIEGINRYIVDGLPLKTFDCSQMTDGYAALIIATEEGLKRLGVAKADCVQIAGYAQATDSLLRAGRDVLRPKGALGAMNKAYQMAGVSPGDVNVAEIHDCFTVMGAIGTEVVGKAGYGKGAKYWVDGKANVDGECGINTSGGLIAKGHPVGATGIAMLGWAAWQLLGKVPPALQVKNAKAAATFNIGGPICASVCTVLKPAS; from the coding sequence ATGAACAAACAGGTCTACATAGCGGCATATCACCAGTCCAAGTTCGGCAAGTTGATGGGCATGACGGTGCCTGAGATCGTCAAGAACGCTGTGACCGAGGTCTGTCAGCAGGTCAAGACCGATCCGTCCCAGATAGACGTCGGGTCGATTGGAGCCGCGTGCAACTTCACGCTCAATCAACAGGGTCTGCTGGCCGGTCTGATGGCCACGGTGCCAGGTCTCGAGGGCAAGCCGATTGAATCGGTCGAAAACGCGTGTGCCTCGGGTGGCCAGGCCGTGCTGTCGGTCGTCTACAAGTTGCTGCTCGGGATAGGCGAGGTCGGGATTGCGCTCGGTTACGAGAAGATGCGCGATAACGAGGGCAAGGCGGATGGCAAGTTGATTGGCGCGGCCCTGGGCGTGTTCTCGCATCCGGACGAGCGGCCCGGTAAGGTCTTCGTGTTTCCCCACATCTTCGCCGAGGTGATGGCCGACTACATGAAGACGCACGGCGTGACCGAGGCCGACCTGGCGCAGATTGCGGTGGTTGAATACGCCAACGGCAACAAGAACCCGTACGCTCAGATGCAGAAGGCGACAATGACTATCGAGCAGGCCATGAAGATTGAGGGCATCAATCGCTACATCGTCGATGGTCTGCCCCTCAAGACGTTTGACTGCTCTCAGATGACCGACGGCTACGCGGCGCTCATTATCGCAACCGAGGAGGGGCTGAAGCGGCTCGGCGTGGCCAAAGCCGACTGCGTGCAGATTGCGGGCTACGCGCAGGCCACCGACTCGTTGCTGCGCGCGGGCCGCGACGTCCTGCGCCCCAAGGGCGCACTCGGCGCGATGAACAAGGCGTACCAGATGGCCGGCGTCTCACCGGGCGACGTCAATGTCGCCGAGATCCACGATTGCTTCACCGTGATGGGCGCCATCGGGACCGAAGTCGTCGGTAAGGCCGGATATGGCAAGGGCGCGAAGTACTGGGTTGACGGAAAGGCCAACGTCGACGGCGAGTGCGGGATCAACACCTCCGGCGGCCTGATTGCGAAGGGACATCCGGTCGGCGCCACCGGCATTGCGATGCTCGGCTGGGCCGCCTGGCAGCTGCTTGGCAAAGTGCCGCCCGCCCTGCAGGTGAAGAACGCGAAGGCCGCCGCCACCTTCAACATTGGCGGACCCATCTGCGCGTCGGTGTGCACGGTATTGAAGCCGGCGTCGTAA
- a CDS encoding TetR/AcrR family transcriptional regulator produces the protein MNQEERTQRSRTAILDAALGLFSTQGYRATSMRDVAQRALVSIGNVYHHFDAKETIFRELLDAFWRVVETPEFPVTHALTVGTFPENLEALGHAAQESIAKYRPYIRLIYVDVVEFEGSHIRKFYSEMASVFERFVEVHKDEIRIEGKLRRDIPPAEAIMFVFRTYLQHFAVELVFGVPDLYGKSTGQIIREISDIMRNGLLQAKA, from the coding sequence ATGAACCAGGAAGAACGCACGCAGCGAAGCCGCACGGCCATCCTCGACGCGGCGCTCGGGCTGTTTTCGACGCAGGGCTACCGAGCGACGTCCATGCGGGACGTCGCGCAGAGAGCCTTGGTGTCGATTGGCAACGTCTACCATCACTTCGACGCCAAGGAAACGATCTTCCGGGAGCTCCTCGATGCGTTCTGGCGCGTGGTCGAGACGCCGGAGTTTCCCGTGACACACGCCCTGACCGTGGGGACGTTTCCGGAGAATCTGGAAGCCCTCGGCCACGCTGCCCAGGAGAGCATCGCCAAGTACCGGCCTTACATCAGGCTGATCTACGTGGACGTCGTCGAATTTGAAGGAAGCCACATCCGGAAGTTCTATTCCGAGATGGCCAGCGTCTTTGAGCGATTCGTCGAGGTCCACAAGGACGAGATCAGGATCGAAGGCAAGCTGCGCCGCGACATCCCGCCTGCCGAGGCGATCATGTTCGTGTTCCGGACATACCTTCAGCACTTCGCCGTCGAACTCGTCTTTGGCGTGCCTGATCTCTACGGCAAGAGCACTGGCCAGATTATTCGCGAGATTTCGGACATCATGCGCAACGGGCTGCTTCAAGCGAAGGCTTGA
- a CDS encoding dipeptidase encodes MNDIVDFIQVNRDRYVEELKHYLAIPSISAMPEHAGDVRRAAEWTAAEMTRIGMEHVRVVETAGHPIVCGDWLHAEGAPTVLLYGHYDVQPADPIELWKSPPFVATIRDGEIYARGACDDKGQVFIHLKAIEAHIRKSGRLPVNFKVLLEGEEEVGSVNLVPYVRDNRAALACDMVLISDTEMFDRGVPSICYGLRGLAYMQIDLRGTSQDLHSGSYGGAVANPANVLAHVIAQLKDKSGNIKIPGFYDDVRALREEERAEFKRLPFNEVGFKKHIGAPRLTGERGYSVLERVWARPSLDVNGLLAGWTGEGSKTVIAATAMAKVSMRLVPNQEPEKIAALFEAYVKKITPKTVDVKVTNLHGAKPWMTDFDNIYVQAAGRAIEKGFGKRPVYTREGGSIPVVANFQEELNVPVVLFGFGLPDDNLHAPNEKFSLDNFFNGIVASAFLYTEVAATRR; translated from the coding sequence ATGAACGACATTGTCGACTTCATCCAGGTGAATCGTGATCGGTACGTCGAGGAACTGAAGCACTATCTGGCCATTCCCAGCATCAGCGCGATGCCGGAGCACGCCGGGGACGTGCGGCGGGCCGCCGAGTGGACCGCGGCTGAGATGACCCGCATCGGCATGGAGCATGTCCGCGTCGTCGAAACCGCAGGTCATCCCATCGTCTGTGGCGACTGGCTGCATGCGGAAGGCGCACCGACCGTGCTGCTTTATGGACACTACGACGTGCAGCCGGCGGACCCGATTGAGCTGTGGAAGTCGCCGCCGTTTGTCGCAACCATCCGGGACGGCGAGATCTACGCGCGTGGTGCCTGCGACGACAAGGGCCAGGTGTTCATCCACCTCAAGGCGATCGAAGCGCACATCCGCAAGTCGGGTCGGCTGCCCGTCAACTTCAAGGTCTTGCTGGAAGGCGAGGAGGAAGTCGGCAGCGTCAATCTCGTGCCCTACGTGCGAGACAACCGCGCTGCGCTGGCCTGCGACATGGTCCTCATCTCGGACACCGAGATGTTCGACCGCGGCGTACCATCGATCTGTTACGGCCTGCGTGGCCTCGCCTATATGCAGATCGACCTGCGCGGCACGAGCCAGGACCTGCATTCGGGCTCGTACGGCGGGGCCGTCGCCAATCCGGCCAACGTGCTCGCCCATGTCATCGCCCAACTCAAGGACAAGAGCGGCAACATCAAGATTCCCGGGTTCTATGATGACGTGCGGGCGCTGCGCGAGGAAGAGCGCGCGGAGTTCAAGCGCCTGCCGTTCAATGAAGTCGGATTCAAGAAGCACATCGGCGCCCCCCGCCTCACCGGCGAACGCGGCTACAGCGTGCTCGAACGCGTCTGGGCGAGACCGTCTCTCGATGTGAACGGGCTGCTGGCGGGCTGGACCGGCGAGGGCAGCAAGACCGTCATTGCCGCCACCGCGATGGCGAAGGTGAGCATGCGGCTCGTGCCGAACCAGGAACCCGAAAAAATTGCGGCGCTCTTCGAGGCCTACGTGAAGAAGATTACGCCGAAGACCGTCGACGTGAAGGTGACCAACCTGCACGGCGCGAAGCCGTGGATGACGGACTTCGACAACATCTACGTGCAGGCCGCCGGGCGCGCCATCGAGAAGGGGTTCGGAAAACGGCCGGTCTACACGCGCGAAGGCGGTTCAATCCCGGTCGTCGCGAACTTCCAGGAAGAGCTGAACGTGCCGGTCGTCCTCTTCGGCTTCGGCCTGCCGGATGACAATCTGCACGCGCCCAACGAGAAGTTCAGCCTCGACAACTTCTTCAACGGGATCGTGGCGTCGGCGTTTCTCTACACCGAGGTGGCGGCGACAAGACGGTAG
- a CDS encoding prolyl oligopeptidase family serine peptidase, whose product MRQRARLALCLILVACFWLAFDGLSAQQPAKRAITHDVYDGWKSIQGTKLSRDGTWLIYTLAPQDGDGELVIRNLKTNAEKRQARGRDAVFTSDDKFVVFAVAPVKAEVDKAKKEKKKPEEQPKAGFGVLNLATGEGFSAARVKSFKLPEDSGKYVAYLLETPEKKEGESKAGAKPEPKAEAKPEAKAEDAKKKEKKKDPGTELVVRELATGTQATIPEVVEYAWSKDGAWLAYGVSSAAKTPDKDGAYARRSTDGVTRTLVSGLGHYKGLSFDDKAAQLAFLADRDTYKNDVTTYKLYLWPTATEAAVELVAEGTKGMPDGMAASENGTLDFSKDGTRLFFGYAKPPVPDPPEDAPEPVKVDIWHWKDAELQPMQKVRAEEEKKRNYQAVVYPKDRRIVVLASPDMPTIRLTEDNAMAIGVSDVPYRQQVSWDMGYNDYYLVSLQDGSRQKILDKSPFDARLSPGGKYVIYYDANQHEWIVYQAADRRRINLTANLGVKFENEYWDTPDLPGTYGIAGWTDGDRSVLLYDRYDIWEIRFDGTAPRMITNGVGRKQKLVFRYQRVDGDDAGGAAGRRRGPTGSDQPIKLDKPLLLATTDDVTRASGFYRVSVPPVPAAPATDPRAPKKVEAKNTKAAPPLPAPPPIADPSKLVMLNKSVGGLVKAKDAEVYLHTEQRFEEFPNLWVSSGTFGNPTKISDANPQQSQFIWGRSELVDYRNADGKVLHAILTRPENFDPAKKYPLMVYIYEQLTAGLNRYVAPAPGSSSINVARYVSNGYIVLQPDIEYEIGYPGEGALKCVIPAVQHIVEQGYIDPARIGIQGHSWGGYQISYLITRTDMFRAVEAGASVVDMVSAYGGIRWGTGMSRAFQYERTQSRIGAPPWLRSLQFIENSPIFWVEKVNTPYLTMANDDDDAVPWYQGIEFFTALRRLGKEAYMFNFNGEKHGLRERENMKYWTVHMAEFFDHYLLGAPLPQWMEKGVPYLERGKRDMTPFYGKK is encoded by the coding sequence ATGCGGCAGCGTGCAAGACTCGCTCTGTGTCTGATCCTGGTGGCGTGCTTCTGGTTGGCATTCGACGGCCTTTCGGCGCAGCAGCCCGCGAAACGCGCCATCACTCACGACGTCTATGACGGCTGGAAGTCCATTCAGGGCACGAAGCTGTCGCGCGATGGCACCTGGCTCATCTACACGCTCGCGCCGCAGGATGGCGACGGCGAACTCGTCATCCGCAACCTGAAGACGAATGCTGAGAAGCGGCAGGCGCGGGGACGTGACGCCGTGTTCACATCTGACGACAAGTTCGTGGTGTTTGCCGTCGCGCCCGTGAAGGCTGAAGTCGACAAGGCCAAGAAGGAGAAGAAGAAACCTGAGGAACAACCCAAGGCTGGTTTCGGCGTGTTGAACCTCGCCACCGGAGAGGGCTTTTCGGCGGCCCGTGTGAAGAGTTTCAAGCTGCCAGAGGACTCCGGCAAGTACGTTGCGTACCTGCTCGAGACGCCGGAAAAGAAGGAGGGCGAATCCAAGGCGGGTGCGAAGCCTGAACCAAAGGCGGAGGCCAAGCCCGAGGCCAAGGCTGAAGACGCGAAGAAGAAGGAAAAGAAGAAGGACCCTGGCACCGAACTCGTCGTCCGAGAACTCGCCACGGGGACCCAAGCGACCATTCCCGAGGTCGTCGAGTACGCGTGGAGTAAGGACGGCGCCTGGCTCGCGTACGGCGTGTCGTCGGCTGCCAAGACACCCGACAAAGACGGAGCGTACGCGCGGCGATCGACCGATGGAGTCACCAGGACGCTCGTCTCCGGCCTCGGCCACTACAAGGGACTGTCCTTCGACGACAAGGCCGCGCAACTCGCCTTCCTGGCAGACCGCGACACCTACAAGAACGACGTCACGACCTACAAGCTCTACTTGTGGCCAACGGCGACTGAGGCCGCCGTTGAGTTGGTTGCCGAGGGAACCAAGGGCATGCCCGACGGGATGGCGGCCAGTGAGAACGGCACGCTCGACTTCTCGAAGGATGGTACGCGGCTCTTCTTCGGCTACGCGAAGCCGCCGGTGCCCGACCCGCCCGAGGATGCACCAGAACCGGTCAAGGTCGACATCTGGCACTGGAAGGACGCCGAACTGCAGCCGATGCAGAAAGTCCGCGCCGAAGAAGAGAAGAAGCGCAACTACCAGGCCGTCGTCTACCCAAAGGACAGGCGCATCGTCGTGCTCGCCAGCCCGGACATGCCGACGATCAGGCTGACGGAAGACAATGCGATGGCGATTGGCGTGTCCGATGTGCCATACCGCCAGCAGGTGTCCTGGGACATGGGCTACAACGACTACTACCTTGTCAGCCTCCAGGATGGGAGCCGCCAGAAAATCCTCGACAAGTCGCCGTTTGACGCGCGGCTGTCTCCCGGCGGCAAGTACGTCATCTACTACGACGCCAACCAACACGAGTGGATCGTCTACCAGGCCGCCGACCGCAGACGGATCAACCTGACCGCGAACCTCGGCGTCAAGTTCGAGAACGAATACTGGGACACACCCGATCTGCCTGGCACGTACGGTATTGCCGGATGGACCGATGGTGACAGGTCGGTGCTGTTGTACGACCGCTACGACATCTGGGAGATCCGCTTCGACGGCACGGCGCCGCGGATGATCACCAATGGAGTGGGCCGCAAGCAGAAGCTCGTCTTCCGCTATCAGCGCGTTGACGGCGACGATGCGGGCGGGGCGGCGGGACGCCGACGCGGGCCAACTGGTTCAGATCAACCCATCAAGCTGGACAAACCGCTGCTGCTCGCCACCACTGACGATGTGACCAGGGCGAGCGGCTTCTACAGGGTGAGTGTTCCCCCGGTGCCGGCGGCTCCGGCAACCGACCCAAGGGCTCCGAAGAAGGTGGAGGCGAAGAACACGAAGGCCGCTCCGCCATTGCCGGCACCGCCGCCAATCGCGGACCCGTCCAAACTGGTGATGCTGAATAAATCGGTCGGGGGCCTCGTCAAGGCGAAAGATGCCGAGGTGTATCTCCACACCGAGCAGCGTTTCGAGGAATTCCCCAACTTGTGGGTCAGCAGCGGGACCTTCGGCAACCCAACGAAGATCTCCGATGCCAACCCACAGCAATCCCAGTTCATCTGGGGCCGATCCGAACTGGTCGACTACCGCAACGCTGATGGGAAGGTGCTGCACGCGATCCTGACCAGGCCGGAGAACTTCGACCCGGCGAAGAAGTACCCGTTGATGGTTTACATCTACGAGCAGTTGACCGCGGGCCTGAACCGGTACGTGGCGCCGGCGCCTGGTTCGAGCAGCATCAACGTGGCGCGCTATGTCAGCAACGGCTACATCGTGCTGCAGCCGGACATCGAGTACGAGATCGGGTATCCGGGCGAAGGCGCCCTCAAGTGCGTCATCCCGGCGGTCCAGCACATCGTCGAGCAGGGTTACATCGATCCGGCGCGCATCGGCATCCAGGGTCACAGCTGGGGCGGCTACCAGATCAGCTACCTGATCACGCGCACCGACATGTTCAGGGCCGTCGAGGCGGGGGCATCCGTGGTGGACATGGTGAGTGCCTACGGCGGCATCCGCTGGGGCACGGGCATGTCGCGTGCGTTCCAGTACGAACGCACGCAGAGCCGCATCGGCGCGCCGCCGTGGCTGCGGTCGCTGCAGTTCATCGAGAATTCCCCGATCTTCTGGGTTGAGAAGGTGAACACGCCGTACCTGACCATGGCCAATGATGACGATGACGCGGTGCCGTGGTACCAGGGGATTGAGTTCTTCACCGCCTTGCGGAGACTCGGCAAGGAAGCCTACATGTTCAACTTTAACGGGGAGAAACACGGCCTGCGGGAGCGCGAGAACATGAAGTACTGGACCGTGCACATGGCCGAGTTCTTCGACCACTACCTGCTGGGGGCGCCGCTGCCGCAGTGGATGGAGAAGGGCGTGCCGTACCTGGAGCGCGGCAAGAGGGACATGACGCCGTTCTACGGTAAGAAGTGA
- a CDS encoding DUF1684 domain-containing protein: protein MSSDRKFGLPFCLLGLLAIAVACGGKPVDADAEYIGTLQAERASKDAAFLSAENSPVPASARATYLPLKYFAPDPAYAVPASFTPAPVRTPAKMPTSTGKIRDMEQVGTLEFTLKGRPLSLAAFVEADTPPDRLFIPFSDLTSGTETYSAGRYLEIDRSKTGVYVVDFNRAFNPYCYYNHDYDCPYPPKQNRLPIPVHAGEKMAQSTIPAR, encoded by the coding sequence ATGTCTTCAGATAGGAAGTTCGGACTCCCGTTCTGCCTGCTTGGGTTGCTGGCGATTGCGGTCGCGTGCGGTGGCAAACCGGTTGATGCCGACGCGGAGTACATCGGGACATTGCAGGCCGAACGGGCAAGCAAGGACGCCGCTTTTCTCTCGGCGGAGAACTCGCCGGTTCCCGCGAGCGCGCGCGCCACCTATCTCCCGCTCAAGTACTTCGCTCCCGATCCCGCGTACGCCGTGCCGGCATCGTTTACGCCCGCGCCGGTACGCACGCCGGCGAAGATGCCGACATCCACAGGGAAGATCCGCGATATGGAGCAGGTCGGCACGCTCGAGTTCACGCTCAAGGGACGGCCACTTTCGCTGGCCGCATTTGTCGAGGCCGACACGCCACCCGATCGGCTGTTCATTCCGTTCAGCGATCTGACCAGCGGCACGGAGACCTACTCCGCGGGGCGGTACCTGGAGATCGATCGCAGCAAGACCGGCGTCTACGTCGTCGATTTCAATCGGGCGTTCAATCCGTACTGCTACTACAACCACGACTACGACTGCCCCTACCCCCCGAAGCAGAACCGGCTGCCAATCCCTGTCCACGCCGGGGAGAAGATGGCGCAGTCCACGATTCCCGCCCGTTGA